The sequence ACGTTTTAAACCTAAAGCAAAGCTAAAATTAAAAAACGCGAAATCATTATTCCACGCGAAACAGTGAGAGGAAAATCGAAAAATGCAGGTTTGAGAGGAGGCGCAACGACAGAGGTGAGAGGAGGCGCTAGGGCAGGAGGCGCAACGGAGGCGCGACGGCACAGAGGCTTCGACGGAGGCGCTCGGGCAGGAGGCGCAACGGAGGCGCGACGACGGCACAGAGGCGCGACGCCACAAAGGCACGACGGAGGCACGAGGACGGCACAGAGAGGCGAGACGGGAGGTGCCAGGCAGGAGGGCGACGGCTGACAACCAGCGcaggttttaaattttaaattttttttaagtttgttaAAATAATGATCATAGtttgttaaaaaattaaattttattatagtttttaaaaaaatttattagtttgtaaaattttattatagtttttaaaaaaatttattagtttgtaaaattttattatagtttatttaataatttatataaaatttaaaaattaaatttaataatttatttaaaatgaaagtaattaaattttaatttttaattacacAAATTATTATAAACTATAGTTTGTTTAATAAACTATTAAACAAACTATAGTCTATAATAATTTgtgtaattaaaaattaaaatttaattactttcattttaaataaattattaaatttaattttatatatttaacatttagaatctattgtttactattaatttattaaatattaataattattttttaatttgttgtagaaatcataatggcaacgactactagctctactcctcaacggactttcaaaactgacccaaattcacctttatggaaatatgtcaaaataatagaccaagtaaaaggtggtggaacatttttatggatatgcaacttctgtagtacgaaaaaaactagctcctacagtcgtgtcaaagcccatttttgtgccattccccaacaaggaatcaaaccatgtctaggaaagaatggaaatgggatgtcacctcaagaaatagcaggatatattagagagcaagaggaagcagatgcaagagttggtcgtgcctcaaaccatcctttgttgacaggaagaggaagtaaatcaaagaggccccctacttctccatcttatagcgattttcctgatatcgtggtagagagccacccattcttggacccaattagtgaagaacctgttattgtgaagagaagcaagggaccattagagagagcatttaagaatgatgctagagagattgcagatcaatccgttggaagatgtctatatgcaaacggtttgtcatttaatgtggtacgatcaccatattggcaggatatgttgaaaaaggtaaatgaggctccacaagggtacacagggccaggttatgagaaggtgcgtagcaccttactagcaaaggaggtaaaaaacatagacaatgcattggctcccattagaaattcatggaaacaaacaggggtgtccatcatttcagatggatggaaggataccaaaaatcggccattaattaatgtaattgcagtgtgccctaaaggggcaatgtttctgaaagctgtggattgtgagggacagatgaaggatgcacaatttattgctaacatccttatacaatgcattcaggatgtgggacctcaaaatgttgtccaagtaataacggacaatgcaaagaattgtagagctgcaggtatgttgattgagacacggtttgaacacatattttggacaccttgtgctgtccactctctcaacctcatgctacaaaagataggcaggaaaatagattggatcaaacaaatttatgttgaggctgaagagatccaaatgttcatcacaaaccataacatgtcacaggccattttcagatcattttcacagttggagttgctaaaggtaattgaaacacttcaatttttaaaatctacatttcactttgatggttacttaatttttatttttttatcatgtcttctttgtattctaatttttatttttaatttttgaataggttgccgagacccgatttgcatccaacacaatcgtcttgaggcgacttgtgaaggtgcgacagccacttgctagcatggtaattagtcaaagttggtccctatggaggcaatccaatactgaaagggcagcaaatgtaaagcgcatgatcctagatgacacttggtgggatcgagtggaatatcttttgagtttcactgagcccatcatgagtatgatccgttatactgacatggatcacccatgtttgggagaggtatatgatggcattgactcgatgattgagaaaatgaaagccatcatcaatgcaaaagagcaagatcccgaagaaactttcttcaaagaggttcaatcaatttgtgttgagcggtggaacaaaatgaccaccccactacatcttcttgcatttgcattgactcccaaattttatagtgatgaaatgcttgctaagccatcaagggtaccaccatatagagattcagaagtcagtgaagggtgtaggacagcacttactaaactcttcccagattctgaaatggaggatttaatgacaagtgagtttgctgattttgtagcctccaatggtcaaagtgtttccgctctccgtgacaagtataaaaaggattctcatgcttggtggtacctcaatggccatacatcaccaaaccttcaaactcttgcaatcaaagttttatcgcaagtaagtttcataatttttattgctctctaaatttagattttttactattttataattgtcaccctctcactttgtgtcaattattcaataggttgctagttcctcttcatctgagcgaaattggagcacatactcctttatccactcagtgaaacgcaaccgactggcagcaagtaaggcagaagagctcgtttatgtgcattcaaacttgcgccttcttactcataaacaaaatgagtataaggatgggagcacaaagttttgggatgtagatccagagcgaactgatttggatttttcagctgccacacaatctttactttctggggagtctgatagccaatgtgctgctagtgcaagtggtagtgaggctgcatgtggttccagtactctacctacatcatctaatgtcaatgatgatgttgatcttgatcttcctagtgacccatatgatgctattgctgattattagttgtgtcattttattgttgaacggttgagccagtgaacaatgaattcgatatctatcataacattcaaagtttgtaattttgttatagacttatagttatatcaatatgaatcatatatgatagttccaagttttgtttagcatatggatgatatgtgggattctaaatttaatttttgtttctacttattagagtgtatatatgtatatatttatgatttttacctTTTTTTGTACGGACGTACCCATACGTACCCAGGCCCCCCCTAAAAAAAATGCCGTACCAGCGTACCGTACCcacgtacccgtacccgtacccgtacccgtaccggCAACTTAGCTTTTTTGTTCAATTTTGCACTCATATCAAGATTTATCTTGTGGGGAAACTTATTAAGATTGTAGAATCAATTCCATGCACTGTGGATTGCCCTGCACCAGGGCAAATCCTGAGATATTTAGTTATCCATCGCATCCTCAAATTCATTCCACAGCACATCTACCTGTCTCCTTTGAGCAGTGCAACTCACTTTCCTTCATCGGTGTAGGTTTCATGAACTATACATAGCATTCTTTGATTCTTCAACCGTCTTTAAGAACTACTTGGCTGATAAGAACATTATGTGGCCATTTTTGGCATCCTTATCTTTATTTATTGGCTTCAACTCAAACTTATTTTTGCCCTTGGCTATGGTGAATGTGTTCTTTCTTCCATTATGGATGGCACATACATCAAATGGCCATGGTCTGGCCAACAACAAATGATAGGCATCCATAGGAATTAGGATCTGGTACTGCTTTTAGGCTCAACTTCTTTACCATCTTGATGGACAGCAGGTTATCTATGCTTCCTACATCTATGATCATCTTACAACACTTTCCACTTGAATTACACCTAGTGTAAAAGATACTCATCCTCAGCCACAATTCACCATCATCTCTAGTAGGCTTTAGTAAGACCTTGCACAATATAAAGTTCCCTCCACCATCTAATGTCATGCTCTTTAAATAAGTTTAagtttgtgttttgtgttttgttagTGACATAAGAGTCACTCTGTAGGGTTAACTTAGGTTGAGCTTTGAACCCAAATCCGACTAGGGCAGGTAGGATAGGTTACCCTACAATGCTTGACAACATAGGTTAGCAAAGATTTAAGATGTAACATTAATAAGTTGTTCACTTGTATGCTTTATGTGCATGCTGGTTATAGAGGATGTCTTAAACACCTTACCAAAAATGTGACATCCTTGTCAACATGTTTTGCATCTGTGCACCTTGATCTGAACATTTTGCATGGAATCTTCTACATACAATGTCATGTTATTGGTACAGAGTTTTAGGATTGTAGTGTTTTGGAAAGTAGTTAAATTTAGTGAACACTAAAAATAATAAGGGCTTTTGCTCTAAATTACTGCTGCCGGTAAAGATAGTTTTTCAGGTCACCACCAAGTGACACTGATTTGGTGTGTGAGATTCTTCTTATGCAAGTATTCCACAAGACAGTTGTTTACATTATTTACAGTATATTTTTCAGCAAGGTGACAACCCTACCCTCGATTTGTTTCAAACTTTTGACCTCCACTATGAAGAACACAAACTTTCACTATTTGGTCAGCTCAAGTTGCACAGTATGATTGGACATTGATCATAAATTAGGAGATGTTGAGGCATTGCGTTGTAGTCAAGAGGTGACTAGAGGATAGCTTGATTTATCCTCCATGAAAGGGGATGTCTTAAAAATATTTTCTATCCCATAACTTAGGAAATGGGAGAAGTGCATTCCTTTAGTACAATGGGCATCTCCTTATGAGAAAAATATTTATGGTagaaaacttaaaaaaattaaagcACAATTAACACAAGAAGTCTTACACTATTCTAGGATATTACTTGACAGAAAATTAATGAGAAACCTCTATGGCATGATGTAACTGAAAGCTAGATTATTCTGGTTATTCAGAAATTCACAATGATTGATTCTTCTAGGATAAATATTTAAGTTGATTTAAAGTGTTTATTAGTTTTAGTGATATGATAGAATGCAAGATAATAGAAATATTTCTATCATTGAGCAAAGAATCATGGTTGAGCTTGAAACTCCAAATGGTGGTCATGTCAAAATTCTGTTCAGCATACATAGAATCCAAGAAGAGAGAGATGATTCAGTCAACAAGCATAAAAAGCTCAACATAACACATTAATTTGGCAACAAGGCATATCAATCTTGATTGGTTCTAAGGAACCATTCATAAAGTACATAaataagaaaatctgaaaatgcaatATAACCTTCCAtattagtttaaatttttttttgttggtaCATGTCTTAATTTCCTTTCTGGCATGAATAATAATATTTATAGATATTTTGGACTTCGTTTTACATTCAGATAGCAAATCTCAAATCTAGGAATTGtagaaagaaataaagaaagaaagaagaaattatattaatgtccATGGATGACCAAAAATAGGTCAATGGGACTTGCGTTTAGCAGTTTTCAATAGAAAGTTCTACTAGTATATAATTCATGAGTAGGACTGCTTTGTCAGAGCATTGAAGCCTATAATATTGAAAACAGAGTTGTTTTGAGCCATATCATGTTGCAAAGGTTGGTAACAAGCCAAATTAAGAAATTTTCCTTGGGTCCTTTTTCTCCGTTCTTTTTTATAGTGTAAGGTTAACATGctttcatatgcaattctttctcTATTTATGCTTCTGATGTTATATTACTACAGTCGCACAAGATTAGGCTAATAAATCCCAATTTGAATGTTTATTAGAGGGATATTTAAATAAGTGCACGCTTGTCTAGATACAGCCCAATCAACTACATTACTTTCAATATTGTAGCATCTTAGCCATGGTACTCAATTGCAGTGTATCTCTTATCTAAACAGAACATGGAAGTCTATCTCTTTCTTTAATATTTCCCACTAAGGTATAAGGCTTAATGAACATGCAAtccatattttagttatatatactATCTGTGAAGTCTGAGAATACCCGACTTTTTCATTCTACATTATTATAGTTGAAGTTGGTATGTTCTGTCAAGCTGCCTTCTCTTTTTGGCAAGATTTTAACATGGTATTCTTGTCTGGCTGCTGTTTTTTCTTTATAAAGGTTATTGGAAAGCTTTCAGAGCTATCCAATTTCTTGTACATGTGCATTGATgcctatgaaagcataaatatgacATTTCAGATATTGTtttcatacaattttttttaattgttgttgCTTCTTGATTTGATTAGCTTCGCAAGGAGGGGAGAAGAAATGAATATGAGATGCATAAACTGCAAGCTTTGAATCAACGACAAAAGTTGGTGAgcatgcattttttattttatatgattcACCCTACATGACATTTAACTTTTGATTCGATTTTTGTTACGGCTGCCTGAAAATCTTCTCTGAGGTTAGAAAATTATCACACTTTGTGTTTTCAGCTTTATTCATGTGCAATTGGATTTACTTCGATTTAGATCTGTACTGAAAAATTACTTCTTCTAAGATAAAAAGTATTTTATTGGAGATCTAAATAGAAGCTAGCAGATGAAGATTTTACTATAAATTTGATGTCAACTAAGAAATTATTAGGATATTCATTTATCTCATTGAGTAGGTCTAAGACAATTTGGGTTAATCATCTAtgagattttaaccttttattttgtatttgtacaTTGCAATTGTGTCTTCAAATCCAGGAGTTTCCTATGTTATATCTTGTAATTGGTGTGCTAATTCAAAGTTGAGAGCATAGAGTTGGTTTGAGAAAATTCTGTCGAGTAAAAATATTAAATcttattttgaaataaatgaaaatCTTAACCATTCATCCTTCATTTGTAAGTTAGAGATCAAATGTAAAAAATAGTTCTATATTTGGAATGCATGTATGTATATTGCTGTGAATGAATTTCCATGTAATCCAAAAGGGGAATTTTTTACTTAAAATATATAATCTCTCAATCAATCATAAAATCCAACATCGCTTTGATTAATGAAGCCAATTCCTCTAATCATGTGTGTATTGGTCAACTGTTATGATATTCATACATTAGTTGTTATAAGTTTTGcaaatcataattcataatttCATCTATAGTATTTGTTCTTCCTGCATCTAATAGAGGTCTTTAAAGCTAGGTCCTAAATCTTAAGCAATTGTTCATTTTCTCGTTCTTAACATTGAGTTTGGGCGATAGGATATATTGATATTTGACTCATTCTAATCATTGTTACCAGTCTTGGAATTAATGTACAGTCAGCAAGCTGATTTCTGGCTCAGATTCAAATTCAGCAACAAACTATAAAACATATGTTTTTGTATACACTTATCCAAATTAACTTTAAAGACGAAAGGCTAGTCGATTATATGCTACTTTTCTCACGTGCATAACTATACATCAAAAAATAAGTACAAAAAGCCAATTTGAGCTGAAGGAAACATGATTTCTAAATATATTAGTATTCATAAATGTTTTTGCCATCCGATTTACAAAAATCATGCATTAGGATATCCATTGAATCAAAATAAAAAAGTACAACTGAGAGTCATGGACTAAAGTAGAAAGGAGCGTGCATCAGTAAATTCAATGTCACCAGCCCTATCGTGGATCTTGCTTGTGTGCCATATAGGTCCTTGATACTGTTGCAGCCATGATAGCTGGCATGTGTTTCAACAACACCATGGGATCTGCTTGTGTTTCTTTCTTCTGCCATTGCTATTGCCTCTACCTCACTCTCAACTTGATCAACCCAAATGTAGGATCCTCAAGTGATCCAATTTGAGGAAATAACTGAAAGCCCgagctttgcatgtggtggcattGCACCATCAATCTGCTGCACTTCTTGGATTGTTAATGCTCAAATATACTCAGTTGCACTTGCATCCTAAAGTTCTCCATGGTTGACATGAGACATATATGGCAATCCTTGAAGGTTTCTACCTTAGCACCAAATCTTTCCCACCATGCACCTAAAATGAGAAAGATAATACTAAAATTTCATTTAATtggaaaaaaagttaaaaaaagaaCTTGAGCTCATTGTCAACATTAAAACAAAAATTCTGGAATTATGAACCTTAAGAAAATTTTATTTGGTTGCAATGTCATCCAAGTTGCCTTGTGTATATCTTGAGAAAACAGGTCCCCTTGTGTAAGTATGAAGATCTCAATCTTGAAGATGGTTCTTGTTCGCACAAAACTCTGCGTGAATCCACTCTATGGCCACTTAGAGTCCATTTAAAACCTTTGTAGTGGCCTTAAATATGAGTAGATTTGGAATGCTGAATTCTAGAAATAACTTGTCACACATACTGATTTATGAAGATGATGGTGCCATCACCAATCAACGGTTTCCCACATGGGATGGTATGTTTCGTCAACACTACCATAGATGGCTCTAATGGCCTTGGTCTTGTTCATGCTCTCATATATATAGCCTATCGAGGGCTTCTTCCTATCAACAACGTTAAGCAGGCTAACTAAAAGCTCTGTGACCCATTAAAAAAATAACATTAGTATTAATATTTAAGAAGAGAacataaacaaataaaagaatataagAGTAATATGTAAGCAAAAGAGGAATGGGAAAACACCATACCTCTacaatatctcttgtcaaaagccaAAAGTTCTCATCAAAGATCCAATCCATACAACCAACTTTGGCATTCATAATCAAATATAAAGATTGAGGCTGCTCCACACTAGCAAATATACATTTTAAAGTAGGTCCAATTGAAGTAAAAACTACAATATGATAAAATTGGTTGCAAAGTAGGTTACACTAGGATGAGCCAACACCTCTATGTTTTCTCACCAAGTCAAGTACCCAAGCATAGTTGCATATATATTTGTAAATACTGCAAACATGATCTAAAGACGTTTTCCAATATCGTCCAATATAATATTATAAGGTCAAGACAATGAGTGAAACATGGAGTCTTGAAAAAAGATGGGTGGTCCTCCGTGAGATCTGCATAACATTGGCTTGTTTGTGATGATCTGCATAACATTGGCTTCACCTACTTTAGCCACAACTTCATTTAAATCTTGcatagaaattttgcattccttATTTTTACAAAAAACTTTAATAAATTTCATGAAATTGTTTTGAGAAAGAAACCATTTTTTTTTATAGCCTATCTCTTCCATCCAACCTTTAGACACGATGGTACAATCCTTCTTCTATTTCTCTTGTTGCTTATCAATTATGGACCTCGCATAAGCCATCTTTTCATTCATAATCATATCTAGGGGCTTTGAACCAATATTAATAGCATCTACTTAATCTTGCTAATAAGGAGATCTATaacaaatataataattaaatactaagtatttgaaaacaaaaatgatctGACAAAAGATTCGGATTTTGTACTTTATGGCATGTTTATCAATTTATGGAATGTGGACAACTTTAATGCTGAAGAGTGTTTAGGGGTCTGTTTGTGTAAAGATCTTCAACATTGTGTATTTTGGCCATTTTGGTGAAATTAATGGTTTTAACATGCAGCGAAAATGAAATTACCATGGAAAATTTATCATCTATTGTGGTGAATTTGTCCTGACCTTGTGGCAGTTGCAAAATCACTTTTTTGTTGGAAGTTGTGAATTTGTTATGCTCATTCGTGGCATCCAATGACGTTCAGTTTTCTATTTTTGTCCTTCAAGCATGGTTTCTTGGTATTTTCAGCTTCTGGATTAAATCAAGTTCTTAGTGTAATTCTATCATCTTAGAGAACTACAAGTGGAGTATTTGTTGGGGATTTTCTGTTTTTTGAGACTGCCATTATAGCAGCAGCAGGGGAAGTGGTTTTAGGAGCTATTGGAGGTCACTGGGAGTTCTCGCTACTGTTTGGAGGCTCTACCATTAGAGTCTAAGGGCTGTATTTCCATTGCAATGCCAGCTTGAAGCACTAAGAGTGTATACTCGTAATTGCTGGGGATTTTTAACCCACAATGAGTTTCTCCAGGGTAAACCTATCTTTCTATGGTGTTTGGTAtctgttttttttttctattttcttgctctttttggctaat is a genomic window of Cryptomeria japonica chromosome 7, Sugi_1.0, whole genome shotgun sequence containing:
- the LOC131857142 gene encoding uncharacterized protein LOC131857142; the encoded protein is MATTTSSTPQRTFKTDPNSPLWKYVKIIDQVKGGGTFLWICNFCSTKKTSSYSRVKAHFCAIPQQGIKPCLGKNGNGMSPQEIAGYIREQEEADARVGRASNHPLLTGRGSKSKRPPTSPSYSDFPDIVVESHPFLDPISEEPVIVKRSKGPLERAFKNDAREIADQSVGRCLYANGLSFNVVRSPYWQDMLKKVNEAPQGYTGPGYEKVRSTLLAKEVKNIDNALAPIRNSWKQTGVSIISDGWKDTKNRPLINVIAVCPKGAMFLKAVDCEGQMKDAQFIANILIQCIQDVGPQNVVQVITDNAKNCRAAGMLIETRFEHIFWTPCAVHSLNLMLQKIGRKIDWIKQIYVEAEEIQMFITNHNMSQAIFRSFSQLELLKVAETRFASNTIVLRRLVKVRQPLASMVISQSWSLWRQSNTERAANVKRMILDDTWWDRVEYLLSFTEPIMSMIRYTDMDHPCLGEVYDGIDSMIEKMKAIINAKEQDPEETFFKEVQSICVERWNKMTTPLHLLAFALTPKFYSDEMLAKPSRVPPYRDSEVSEGCRTALTKLFPDSEMEDLMTSEFADFVASNGQSVSALRDKYKKDSHAWWYLNGHTSPNLQTLAIKVLSQVASSSSSERNWSTYSFIHSVKRNRLAASKAEELVYVHSNLRLLTHKQNEYKDGSTKFWDVDPERTDLDFSAATQSLLSGESDSQCAASASGSEAACGSSTLPTSSNVNDDVDLDLPSDPYDAIADY